A window of Actinomycetota bacterium genomic DNA:
TTGGTCAGTCGGGCGTCGGTGGTCTCGTGGACGCGTGGGCGGTTGAACCGGCCGGGCCGGTTCAGGGTGATGGTTTTGAAGTCCGCGCTGGTCAGCGCGTTGATCTGGGTGAGCAGGGCGGGTGAGCGCATCCGCAGGGTGAGGAACTTGACGCCGCGGTCGTTCAGTTCGGCCAGCACGGCCTGGTTGGCGACCTTCTGGTCCATGATCAGCATCCGCGGGTCGGCGCCGGACACCGTCTTCCAGTGGTCGCAGAACGCGATGACCTCGCGGGTGCTGGTGGCCTTGGTCAGGTCGGCGTTGGCGTAGACCAGGTTGTGGGTGCCGCTGTCCTGGGCGAAGAACGTCAGCACCGAGCGGGCGCGTTGGGAACGTTTGGGCACGTAGTGCTTTTCCAGCACGGGGTCCTGTCCCCAGTGCATGACGGCGTGGAAGTCCAGGTCGAAGATCGCGTCGGAGCTGGTGGCCAGGCCGCCGTGGATCATCGCGGTGTCCAACGCGGCCAGGAAGTCTCGTTGGTGTTGGTGGCTGGTGCGGTAGGAGTAGTCGGTCAGCGCGGTCTTCTTGGGCAGCACGGACAGGCCGGCGAACAGGGACGCGGCGGGGTCGGCCAGCAGCAGGTCGTCGACGTGGGAGACCCGTCGGGTGCGGGTGAGTTTGAGCGCGAGCAGCGACAGCAGCCAGGACACCGGGGGTACCACCCGGCTGCCGGGGTATCCGGCCTTGCTGACCAGGGCGGGCAGGTCCAGCTCGATCAGGTCGGGGATGAGCAGCAGCAGTCCGGCCTTGCCGGTTTCCACGGTGGCCGGCCAGCTGGCCCAGTCCAGTCGGCCGGTGCGGGGCAGTCGGGTGTCCCGGCCGGGGGTGGCCGGGTTGATGCTGGCCTCGGGTTCGGGGTGGCGCAGCAGCCGGCCGAAGCCTTCCTCGGTCAGGATCTCGGCGACCCCGGTGCGGTTGAGCGGGGTGCCTTCGGTGGCCAGCCGGGCGGAGATCTCGTAGGTGGACAGGCCCT
This region includes:
- a CDS encoding transposase encodes the protein MAAGSEQGAGADWFTAPVQVNHRRYEALRAFYVDRLTHAQAAERFGYTRWAMVNLVREHRAGALDLFAPPRRPGPPPGVAPAKDRARGRVIELRRQGLSTYEISARLATEGTPLNRTGVAEILTEEGFGRLLRHPEPEASINPATPGRDTRLPRTGRLDWASWPATVETGKAGLLLLIPDLIELDLPALVSKAGYPGSRVVPPVSWLLSLLALKLTRTRRVSHVDDLLLADPAASLFAGLSVLPKKTALTDYSYRTSHQHQRDFLAALDTAMIHGGLATSSDAIFDLDFHAVMHWGQDPVLEKHYVPKRSQRARSVLTFFAQDSGTHNLVYANADLTKATSTREVIAFCDHWKTVSGADPRMLIMDQKVANQAVLAELNDRGVKFLTLRMRSPALLTQINALTSADFKTITLNRPGRFNRPRVHETTDARLTNYPAAVRQLIVTGLGRDAPTVIITNDYDPPVKALIEHYARRMTIEQRLAEIIQAFCSDALSSTVNLNVDLDIMLCVLAQALTAALRSRLPGYATVTPDTLQRRFLDTRGTIITTGRTITVRLDRRAYAPVLRQADLPQNTTVPWWGNRTLRYEIS